One segment of Carya illinoinensis cultivar Pawnee chromosome 13, C.illinoinensisPawnee_v1, whole genome shotgun sequence DNA contains the following:
- the LOC122292030 gene encoding interactor of constitutive active ROPs 3, which yields MQTPKARSSSSEVPQKVSPRAVRQLKPAALETDSASASTQTSKASKDRSPKVIERRSPRSPMSEKKRPSRISELESQVSQLREELKKAKDQLSLSESWKQQAQQDSEESKKQLSALSLKLEESEKQLLELSNYGEAGVFNLQEISQENDQARQFELEAIQKQNSVDSAALASAMNEIQQLKFQLEMVAKSEATQTKQVELANAEMQSLKGNLAETLCLMENMKIQLQDCKESEAHAQAMVAETLLQLETARKTVEMLRSDSMKAIEAYHSIGSELDQSRARVNLLEGLVRKLEADLKNASVELYQNPSGEDDLQLELKRNHEIGESIDSKAGLHSLKSELARLRSALESAETKYHEEQIRSTVQIRSAYELMEQIKSGSSLREAELEAELKNTKADVEELKANLMDKETELQGILEENEGLNSKLGKIHSYQKEYELEKELKKLNEHVADLRANLMDKETELQGITEENGILKLEVKKREMNGAKVNDEVAAEVEAAKTAQREALVKLGIVMEEADKSNRRAVRVAEQLEAAQSANSEMEAELRKLKVQSDQWRKAAEAAAAMLSAGNNGKFMERTGSLDSNYNPVAGKISSPYSEDTEDDLLKKKNGNMLKKIGVLWKKPQK from the exons ATGCAGACCCCAAAAGCAAG AAGTAGCTCCTCAGAGGTACCTCAAAAGGTTTCTCCTCGAGCTGTGCGCCAACTCAAGCCGGCTGCATTAGAGACTGACAGTGCATCTGCCTCAACTCAAACTAGTAAAGCATCCAAAGATAGAAGCCCAAAAGTTATTGAACGCAGGTCACCAAGAAGCCCGATGTCTGAG AAGAAGCGCCCAAGCAGAATATCAGAATTGGAATCCCAGGTCTCTCAACTTCGGGAGGAACTGAAGAAGGCAAAAGACCAGCTGAGTTTGTCGGAATCATGGAAGCAGCAAGCACAGCAAGATTCTGAGGAGTCCAAGAAGCAACTATCAGCCTTGTCCTTAAAGCTTGAAGAGTCCGAGAAGCAGCTTCTGGAGCTGTCCAATTATGGGGAAGCTGGTGTGTTTAACCTCCAAGAGATCTCACAAGAAAATGATCAAGCAAGGCAATTTGAGCTTGAGGCTATCCAGAAGCAGAATTCAGTTGATTCAGCTGCCTTGGCTTCTGCCATGAATGAGATTCAGCAGCTTAAGTTCCAGCTTGAAATGGTAGCTAAATCTGAGGCCACACAAACCAAGCAGGTAGAATTAGCAAATGCAGAGATGCAGAGCTTGAAAGGAAACCTTGCAGAAACTCTGTGTCTTATGGAGAACATGAAAATCCAGCTACAGGATTGCAAAGAATCAGAAGCTCATGCCCAAGCAATGGTTGCTGAAACTCTGCTGCAACTGGAAACTGCTAGAAAAACTGTTGAGATGCTCAGGTCGGATAGCATGAAAGCCATTGAAGCTTACCACTCCATTGGCTCTGAGCTAGATCAGTCAAGGGCACGTGTGAACTTACTAGAGGGACTAGTCAGAAAACTTGAGGCAGACCTAAAAAATGCCAGTGTTGAGCTTTATCAAAATCCTTCAGGTGAAGATGACCTTCAGCTGGAACTCAAAAGAAACCACGAGATTGGGGAATCAATAGACAGTAAAGCAGGACTTCATTCTTTGAAGTCTGAGCTTGCACGGTTAAGATCTGCTCTAGAAAGTGCTGAGACCAAATACCATGAAGAACAAATTCGAAGCACAGTGCAGATACGAAGTGCTTACGAACTCATGGAGCAGATAAAATCTGGATCAAGTCTGAGAGAGGCTGAACTAGAGGCAGAGCTAAAAAACACAAAAGCAGATGTTGAAGAGTTGAAAGCAAATCTGATGGATAAGGAAACTGAATTACAGGGTATTTTGGAGGAGAATGAGGGGTTAAATTCAAAACTCGGAAAGATCCACTCATACCAGAAAGAATATGAACTGGAAAAGGAGCTGAAGAAATTAAATGAACATGTTGCAGACTTGAGGGCCAATTTGATGGATAAGGAAACAGAATTACAGGGTATAACGGAGGAAAATGGAATTCTGAAATTGGAAGTTAAGAAAAGGGAAATGAACGGGGCTAAAGTGAATGATGAGGTGGCTGCAGAAGTAGAGGCAGCGAAGACTGCACAGCGAGAGGCTCTTGTGAAGCTTGGGATTGTGATGGAGGAAGCAGATAAGAGCAACAGGAGGGCAGTGAGGGTGGCTGAGCAGCTTGAGGCCGCACAATCAGCAAATTCAGAAATGGAAGCGGAGCTGAGAAAGCTAAAGGTGCAGTCTGACCAGTGGAGGAAGGCTGCGGAAGCAGCTGCAGCCATGCTTTCGGCTGGGAATAATGGCAAGTTCATGGAGAGAACAGGGTCCTTGGACAGCAACTATAATCCAGTCGCAGGGAAGATTAGCTCGCCTTACTCGGAAGACACCGAGGATGATTTgctgaagaagaaaaatggTAACATGCTGAAGAAGATTGGAGTGCTGTGGAAGAAGCCACAGAAATAG